From the Candidatus Amarolinea dominans genome, one window contains:
- a CDS encoding DUF3459 domain-containing protein has product MKSKNRLCCHPGAARLILFSALLLAVVGLSACQTQTPAPAPTMTPLTETPVAPTPTPEPPGGAVAPISGLPQASDGLGWWNNTVFYELFVRSFYDANGDGIGDLNGLIAKLDYLNDGNPATTSDLGVTGLWLMPIMASPSYHGYDVTDYYQVNPAYGSNDDFKRLLAEAHRRGIRIVIDMVLNHTSNEHPWFLEAQKPASPRENWYIWASERPNYAGPWSQTVWHRLGDRYYYGIFWEGMPDLNYRNPEVVAEMDKIGAFWLQEMGVDGFRLDAARYLLENEQEQASTPETHQWWKRYDAAMKAIKPEALLVGEVWTGTKEVAEYVKNGELDMNFEFDLASTLVDTARTGFGMSVGTIQNFVWKSYPPNQFATFLTNHDQNRVMSVLGDDVAKARVAAALLLTAPGVPFLYYGEEIGMIGAKPDEQIRTPMQWADAENAGFSTGKPWIEVKPNYTTSNVATESAAPASLLTYYRTLIHLRNEHEALRVGDYTKLDAGNNKLYAFWRRSAQETVLVLIVLGDTPITDYRLMLEQSDLLGARAPVELLTQALLPPLPLPQSAGGVSEYRPLAELAAQTAYIIRW; this is encoded by the coding sequence ATGAAAAGCAAGAACAGACTGTGTTGTCATCCCGGCGCTGCGAGGCTGATCCTGTTCAGCGCCCTGCTGCTGGCGGTCGTTGGGCTGAGCGCCTGTCAGACGCAGACGCCGGCGCCGGCGCCAACCATGACCCCGCTAACGGAGACCCCCGTCGCACCGACGCCCACCCCGGAGCCTCCCGGCGGGGCGGTGGCGCCCATCAGCGGGCTGCCGCAGGCCAGTGACGGCCTGGGCTGGTGGAACAATACGGTGTTCTACGAACTGTTCGTGCGCTCCTTCTATGACGCCAACGGCGACGGCATTGGCGACCTGAACGGCCTCATCGCCAAGTTGGACTATCTCAACGATGGCAATCCTGCCACCACCAGTGACCTGGGCGTGACGGGCCTGTGGTTGATGCCGATCATGGCTTCGCCCAGCTACCACGGCTATGACGTAACCGACTACTACCAGGTCAACCCGGCTTACGGCAGCAACGACGACTTCAAACGCCTGTTGGCCGAGGCCCATCGGCGGGGCATCCGCATCGTGATTGACATGGTCCTCAACCACACGTCCAACGAGCACCCCTGGTTCCTGGAGGCGCAGAAGCCCGCTTCACCGCGTGAAAACTGGTACATCTGGGCGAGCGAACGGCCAAATTATGCGGGACCGTGGAGCCAGACGGTGTGGCACCGGCTCGGTGATCGCTACTACTACGGCATCTTTTGGGAGGGCATGCCGGATCTCAACTACCGCAACCCTGAGGTGGTTGCGGAGATGGACAAGATCGGCGCCTTCTGGCTGCAGGAGATGGGCGTGGACGGCTTCCGGCTGGACGCGGCGCGCTACCTCCTGGAAAATGAACAGGAACAGGCCAGTACCCCGGAGACCCACCAGTGGTGGAAGCGCTACGACGCGGCGATGAAAGCGATCAAGCCGGAAGCGCTGCTGGTGGGTGAGGTGTGGACCGGCACCAAAGAGGTGGCCGAGTATGTCAAGAACGGCGAACTCGATATGAATTTCGAGTTCGATCTGGCCAGCACGCTGGTGGATACGGCTCGCACCGGCTTTGGCATGTCGGTGGGCACGATACAGAACTTTGTCTGGAAATCGTACCCACCCAACCAGTTTGCCACCTTCCTGACCAATCACGACCAAAATCGGGTGATGAGCGTCCTGGGCGACGACGTGGCGAAGGCGCGCGTGGCCGCCGCGCTGTTGTTGACCGCGCCGGGCGTACCCTTCCTGTACTACGGCGAAGAGATTGGCATGATCGGCGCCAAACCCGATGAGCAGATTCGCACTCCCATGCAGTGGGCGGACGCAGAAAACGCCGGTTTCAGCACGGGCAAGCCGTGGATCGAGGTCAAACCCAACTACACAACCAGCAATGTGGCAACCGAGAGCGCCGCGCCCGCGTCGCTGCTGACCTACTATCGCACGTTGATCCACCTGCGCAACGAGCACGAGGCGCTGCGCGTGGGCGATTACACCAAACTCGACGCGGGTAACAACAAGCTCTACGCGTTCTGGCGTCGCAGCGCCCAAGAAACTGTGCTCGTGCTCATCGTCCTGGGCGATACCCCCATCACCGATTACCGGCTGATGCTGGAACAGAGTGATCTGCTTGGCGCGCGCGCTCCGGTGGAACTGCTCACGCAGGCGCTGCTGCCCCCACTCCCCTTGCCGCAGTCGGCCGGCGGCGTCAGCGAATACCGTCCGTTGGCTGAACTGGCGGCGCAAACCGCATACATCATTAGGTGGTAG
- a CDS encoding deoxyribonuclease IV, whose protein sequence is MVNLGAHMSVAGGVSRAFERGQSIGCTSMQIFTRNQNQWKCKPLEAAEIARYQELARTTGIKPVVAHASYLINLGTSADDLWEKSVEAFGIEIERADQLDIEGVVLHPGSHMGAGEETGMRRIAQGLDRVHAATPAARTLTLLEITAGQGNHLGYRFEQLATIIAALDAPGRVGICFDTCHALAAGYEFRQADDYQRMWDAFDKTLGLARLKVFHLNDSKKDLGSHVDRHTHIGEGFLGLTPFRLLVNDARFQALPMILETPKEEDMADDVINLARLRELIERE, encoded by the coding sequence ATGGTAAATCTTGGCGCGCATATGTCTGTGGCCGGCGGCGTGAGCCGGGCGTTCGAACGCGGCCAATCCATCGGCTGCACGTCCATGCAGATTTTCACGCGCAATCAAAACCAGTGGAAATGTAAGCCATTGGAGGCGGCGGAGATCGCACGCTATCAGGAACTGGCGCGTACCACGGGCATCAAGCCGGTGGTGGCGCACGCGTCCTATCTCATCAACCTCGGCACGTCCGCCGATGACCTGTGGGAAAAATCGGTCGAGGCCTTTGGGATCGAAATCGAACGCGCCGATCAGTTGGACATCGAGGGCGTCGTTCTGCACCCAGGCTCGCACATGGGCGCCGGTGAGGAGACTGGTATGCGCCGCATCGCGCAGGGGCTGGATCGCGTCCACGCGGCCACGCCCGCGGCGCGCACGCTGACCCTGCTGGAAATCACGGCCGGTCAGGGCAATCACCTGGGCTACCGCTTCGAGCAGTTAGCCACCATCATCGCCGCGCTCGACGCGCCGGGCCGCGTGGGCATCTGTTTCGACACCTGTCACGCCCTGGCCGCCGGCTATGAGTTCCGCCAGGCCGACGATTATCAACGCATGTGGGATGCGTTCGACAAGACCCTGGGGCTGGCGCGGCTCAAGGTCTTTCACCTCAATGATTCTAAGAAGGACCTGGGTAGTCACGTGGATCGCCACACTCACATCGGCGAAGGCTTCCTCGGATTGACGCCGTTTCGCCTGCTGGTGAATGATGCGCGTTTTCAGGCGCTGCCGATGATCCTGGAAACGCCCAAGGAAGAAGACATGGCCGATGACGTCATCAACCTGGCGCGGCTGCGCGAGTTGATTGAGAGGGAATAA
- a CDS encoding DUF2270 domain-containing protein, translated as MSTEDVPREAPASSTAGEHDAWSFRGYHMRAGEFTAAMSHFYRGELGRSNTWRLRLDTTTNWAVVTTGATLSLAFGGSGLPHAVILLDMILVGLFWWMEARRYRYYELWASRVRLMETDFFAAMLIPPFAPGPHWADKLASSLLTPEFPITILEALGRRFRRNYQWIFILLGLAWLANLALFPVAATDAATLVARASIGSVDGSLVMLSSGLAFVLIFLVGWLTLGLRQTTSEVLPHGVPLLGLDNVPLRLHRRERLAIIITSQGDAVARGLMGDLHRGVTSLTGTGMFTGEARQVLLCALTPRQTNELQRLVRHIDPSAFIIINQVHEILGKGFESFTRK; from the coding sequence ATGAGCACAGAGGATGTTCCGCGGGAAGCACCGGCGTCGAGTACGGCTGGCGAGCACGACGCCTGGAGTTTTCGAGGCTACCACATGCGCGCCGGTGAATTTACGGCCGCCATGTCTCACTTCTATCGCGGCGAGTTGGGCCGTTCCAACACCTGGCGCTTACGCCTGGACACAACCACCAACTGGGCAGTGGTCACCACGGGCGCGACCCTGAGCCTGGCGTTTGGGGGAAGCGGGCTGCCCCATGCCGTCATTCTACTGGACATGATCCTGGTCGGGCTATTTTGGTGGATGGAAGCCCGCCGCTACCGCTATTATGAGCTGTGGGCGTCGCGGGTGCGCCTGATGGAGACCGACTTCTTCGCGGCGATGCTCATTCCGCCTTTTGCGCCTGGTCCCCATTGGGCCGACAAGTTAGCCAGCAGTCTGCTCACGCCTGAGTTTCCCATCACGATCCTGGAGGCGTTGGGGCGTCGCTTTCGGCGCAACTACCAGTGGATTTTCATCCTGCTGGGCCTGGCCTGGCTGGCCAATCTGGCCCTGTTTCCCGTGGCCGCAACCGATGCTGCCACCCTGGTGGCACGGGCAAGCATCGGCAGCGTGGACGGCAGCCTCGTCATGCTGAGCAGTGGACTGGCCTTTGTACTGATTTTCCTGGTGGGCTGGCTCACGCTGGGACTGCGCCAGACCACCAGCGAAGTGCTGCCGCACGGCGTTCCCCTGTTGGGCCTGGACAATGTGCCTCTGCGCCTGCACCGGCGTGAACGCCTGGCCATCATCATCACCAGTCAGGGCGATGCGGTGGCACGTGGCTTGATGGGCGATCTGCACCGCGGCGTCACCAGCCTGACGGGTACCGGCATGTTCACCGGCGAGGCGCGCCAGGTGCTCCTGTGCGCCCTCACCCCACGCCAGACCAACGAACTGCAACGCCTGGTGCGCCACATTGATCCCTCTGCCTTCATCATCATCAATCAAGTCCATGAGATCCTGGGCAAGGGTTTTGAGTCATTCACTAGAAAATAG
- a CDS encoding MBL fold metallo-hydrolase encodes MKISFLGGADEVGASSILIEIGGRRLLVDAGIRPSPKTHWELAGDQLPDLSLIDDAGGIDAILVTHAHTDHTGALELVCERYPHAPIYATGVTIALTRVLHEDARRIMLAKRDAEGELPLFDEVAVGRLLASFVPVTFRQRVSLAPGLAATFFPAGHIAGAAMIGLESDEGRVLITGDISISAQRTVDGARPPAFKPDVVIMESTYGGRLHANRAAEERRLVTTITEVTGAGGKVLIPAFALGRAQEILLTLAEFQRRGELAPIPIWADGMVRAVCQAYSSFPETLPVALQARDAQFFNDTIRPIERAAQRNDLLWQPDPLVIVASSGMLAGGPALHYARGLMTHAQHAILLTGYQDEESPGRRLQEVAARGHGSLQLDQDRAVVHCRLGTYALSAHADEGQLVSLVEALDPAQIFLVHGSAGARLSLANALRSRGRLVHQPRAGQSYELRFAAASTAAALRGVGAKRPLHLRRLWEAITQAADAETLHAPFYLTRDELAQAWWGENPAPQHLQTLTMALTQDSLYFVADAQREQVYRVRPAGQVELQERRREQMTTYADAVNQWLLIKAPDGQAAVVRCLACAADHLQVAALAEDQARWNDDSELHTTWPEDVLGLLGPGDGDREPVPPAGVVAQLLNKLPRTAQEVTMESNQALIFARQQFPAAARLRKTGYRLVERVLVLTFDFPEVARVAFASIITDIENKSGWVVEVAAEANQGALSTMVSEVLPAGWKVSKGPSIHREQRRVTATVTSDAETDADATAALCARYAETTGYTLEITLMAPAASVPALQVSQPGEKASEPLEINATYAAIRSALADSTLYRVGLRDKTVNGIMLSFISAAVGERYRAQISELEQRCGWQLVINPQANQDAILEIARRLLTHEGATMLKGPSIHPRHNDVRVTLAAALDDENRQRLLSTFERETGFHLWLQMPRPEPRPAPEVRPAANVLQLAPGLIHLNAIQQGVILNPEKLNRIIERIRRQGVQPPLQVRRTRFGYALVDGLYRLRAAQSLGLTRVPVEIVEGPL; translated from the coding sequence ATGAAAATATCATTTCTCGGTGGCGCCGATGAAGTGGGCGCCAGCAGTATCCTGATCGAGATCGGCGGCCGGCGGCTGCTGGTTGATGCCGGTATCCGCCCGTCACCCAAGACGCATTGGGAGCTGGCGGGCGATCAGTTGCCGGACCTGAGCCTGATTGACGATGCGGGCGGCATTGACGCCATTCTGGTCACCCATGCGCACACCGATCACACGGGCGCGCTGGAGCTGGTCTGTGAGCGCTATCCACACGCGCCGATCTACGCGACGGGCGTGACTATCGCGCTGACGCGGGTGCTGCATGAGGATGCCCGGCGCATCATGCTGGCAAAGCGGGATGCAGAGGGCGAGCTGCCGCTGTTCGACGAGGTGGCGGTCGGCCGCTTGCTGGCGTCCTTCGTACCGGTCACGTTTCGCCAGCGCGTGAGCCTGGCGCCAGGTCTGGCCGCAACGTTCTTCCCGGCCGGCCACATCGCGGGCGCGGCGATGATCGGCCTGGAGAGCGACGAGGGCCGGGTGCTGATTACCGGCGACATTTCCATCTCGGCGCAGCGCACGGTGGACGGCGCGCGGCCACCCGCCTTCAAGCCGGATGTGGTCATCATGGAAAGCACTTATGGCGGTCGGCTGCATGCGAACCGGGCGGCAGAAGAACGTCGCCTGGTCACGACCATCACGGAGGTGACAGGGGCCGGGGGCAAGGTGCTGATTCCGGCCTTTGCGCTCGGTCGCGCGCAGGAGATTCTGCTGACGCTGGCTGAATTTCAACGCCGCGGGGAGCTGGCGCCCATCCCCATCTGGGCCGACGGCATGGTGCGCGCGGTCTGTCAGGCCTATAGCAGCTTCCCTGAAACGCTGCCGGTGGCGCTGCAGGCGCGCGACGCGCAGTTCTTCAACGACACCATTCGCCCCATCGAACGCGCGGCCCAACGCAACGATTTGCTGTGGCAGCCGGACCCGCTGGTCATTGTGGCGAGTTCCGGCATGTTGGCCGGGGGGCCTGCGCTGCACTATGCGCGCGGCCTGATGACTCATGCGCAGCATGCGATCCTGCTCACCGGCTACCAGGATGAGGAGTCGCCGGGGCGCCGCTTACAGGAAGTTGCGGCACGTGGACACGGCTCGCTGCAATTGGATCAGGATCGTGCGGTTGTTCATTGCCGCCTGGGAACTTATGCGCTTTCGGCCCATGCCGACGAAGGGCAGTTGGTGAGCCTGGTGGAAGCCCTTGACCCCGCGCAGATTTTCCTGGTGCATGGCAGCGCAGGCGCACGCCTGAGCCTGGCCAATGCGCTGCGCAGCCGCGGCCGTCTGGTGCATCAACCGCGGGCCGGCCAATCGTACGAGTTGCGTTTTGCCGCGGCTTCGACTGCGGCGGCTCTGCGAGGCGTCGGCGCGAAGCGCCCGCTGCACCTGCGGCGGCTGTGGGAAGCCATCACGCAGGCCGCTGACGCTGAGACGCTTCATGCGCCATTTTACCTGACGCGGGACGAGCTGGCGCAGGCCTGGTGGGGTGAAAATCCGGCGCCACAGCATCTGCAGACGCTGACGATGGCCCTGACGCAGGACAGTTTGTATTTCGTAGCTGACGCGCAACGTGAGCAGGTCTACCGGGTGCGCCCGGCCGGCCAGGTAGAGCTGCAAGAGCGGCGACGTGAGCAGATGACGACCTACGCGGACGCAGTCAATCAGTGGTTGCTGATCAAGGCGCCGGATGGGCAGGCCGCGGTGGTACGTTGCCTGGCCTGTGCGGCGGACCATCTGCAGGTGGCCGCGCTGGCGGAGGACCAGGCGCGCTGGAACGATGACAGCGAGCTGCACACGACCTGGCCCGAGGATGTGCTGGGCCTGCTGGGGCCTGGTGATGGAGATAGGGAGCCTGTGCCGCCGGCGGGCGTGGTTGCGCAGTTGTTGAATAAGCTGCCCCGCACAGCGCAGGAGGTGACGATGGAATCGAACCAAGCCTTGATCTTTGCCCGGCAGCAGTTCCCGGCCGCGGCGCGTTTGCGCAAGACGGGCTATCGCCTGGTGGAGCGGGTGCTGGTGTTGACGTTCGATTTTCCTGAGGTGGCGCGCGTGGCCTTCGCCAGCATCATAACGGACATCGAGAACAAGTCCGGCTGGGTGGTTGAAGTGGCGGCGGAAGCCAACCAGGGAGCGCTGAGCACGATGGTGAGTGAGGTGTTGCCGGCCGGCTGGAAGGTGAGCAAGGGGCCTTCGATTCATCGCGAGCAGCGCCGCGTAACGGCGACGGTGACGTCTGATGCTGAGACAGACGCAGACGCCACGGCCGCGCTGTGCGCCCGTTATGCTGAGACAACCGGGTATACGTTGGAGATAACGCTGATGGCGCCGGCTGCCAGTGTCCCCGCGCTCCAGGTCAGTCAGCCCGGGGAGAAGGCATCAGAGCCGCTGGAGATCAATGCTACCTACGCGGCCATCCGCTCTGCGCTGGCCGACAGCACCCTGTATCGGGTGGGTTTGCGCGACAAGACAGTCAATGGGATCATGCTCTCCTTCATTTCGGCGGCGGTGGGTGAACGGTACCGGGCGCAGATCAGCGAACTGGAGCAACGCTGCGGCTGGCAGCTCGTCATCAACCCGCAAGCGAACCAGGACGCCATCCTGGAGATCGCGCGGCGGCTGCTGACGCATGAAGGGGCGACGATGCTAAAAGGGCCGAGCATTCACCCCCGGCACAACGATGTCCGCGTGACGCTGGCGGCCGCGTTGGACGACGAGAACCGTCAGCGCCTGCTGAGTACCTTCGAGCGAGAAACCGGCTTCCACCTGTGGCTGCAGATGCCGCGACCTGAGCCTCGGCCGGCGCCAGAGGTTCGGCCGGCCGCCAACGTGCTGCAACTGGCGCCCGGACTGATTCACCTGAACGCCATCCAACAGGGAGTGATACTGAACC
- a CDS encoding plasmid pRiA4b ORF-3 family protein, with protein sequence MAQIYAPHALQRGRPRAQPEPAPIYQLKITLRHIKPPIWRRVQVSGHITLAKLHTLIQVVMGWTDSHLHCFEVDGISYSLPNENDDLDMQDSRGVILTEVAPNEKDKIRYEYDFGDSWEHDIVVEKVLPPDAEFRHPVCITGRRACPPEDIGGPWGYVRFLEIMANPEDPEYEEMLEWYGDDFDADTFDRVEINRQLRVMNW encoded by the coding sequence ATGGCGCAGATCTATGCGCCCCATGCGCTGCAGCGCGGCCGGCCGCGTGCGCAGCCTGAGCCGGCCCCCATCTATCAACTCAAGATCACGCTGCGCCACATCAAGCCCCCCATCTGGCGCCGCGTGCAGGTGTCCGGCCACATCACCCTGGCCAAGCTGCATACCCTGATTCAGGTTGTCATGGGCTGGACCGATTCTCATCTGCACTGCTTCGAGGTGGACGGCATCAGCTACAGTCTGCCAAATGAAAATGATGATCTCGACATGCAAGATTCGCGTGGCGTCATCCTGACTGAGGTGGCGCCGAATGAGAAAGACAAGATCAGATACGAGTACGATTTTGGCGATAGCTGGGAGCACGACATTGTGGTGGAGAAAGTGCTGCCGCCCGACGCCGAATTCAGGCACCCGGTCTGCATCACCGGCCGGCGCGCCTGCCCGCCGGAGGATATTGGCGGCCCGTGGGGATATGTCAGATTCCTGGAAATCATGGCTAATCCTGAAGATCCAGAATATGAAGAGATGTTGGAATGGTATGGGGATGATTTCGACGCCGACACCTTCGATCGCGTCGAAATCAACCGTCAACTGCGGGTCATGAATTGGTGA